A genome region from Coprococcus phoceensis includes the following:
- a CDS encoding type I restriction endonuclease subunit R, protein MGRPEDSRVKIPALVHFTRLGYTYMSIKDKECNVDYDGDTNIFYSQFLSAVNRINQTELTLEDAKKIIGELKIKLDNDDLGKSFFKILQSGIDGIKLIDFSDITGTKNDYTVVTELPYENGDDNFRPDIVVLINGMPLSFIEVKRQNNREGILTERSRMERRFGNKIYRRFVGITQFTVFSNNNEYDDSDIEPIQGAFYASSSYKRMFFSKFREQREDELKADMQSIVTETEEFVLSDNNLIAIKGTPEYVSSLSEKSPTNRIITSLYTKERLLFLLKYGICYKTTTNKDGITEIEKHIMRYPQLFATLAIRDKLREGVRKGVIWHTQGSGKTALAYSNVQFLTDYFSKEEGKIAKFYFIVDRLDLAEQAKNEFEARGLKVKLIKDKEAFITDITNPGESNTSGKVTMTVINIQKFSKESVTKPSDYNVDVQRVYFLDEAHRSYNPTGSFLANLMASDRDAVQIALTGTPLIGDGYNTKDVFGNYIHKYYYNQSIADGYTLKLIREEIETTYKNQLNATLDQIVRQGSIAKKNLYAHPKFVEKMVDYIIQDFEEGRTALDSSIGAMIVCDSSEQAREVDRQLKRFSAYTHALVLHDEGTKQDRKNDQEEFKKGNIDILVVYNMLLTGFDAPRLKKQYLARMIKAHNLLQTLTRVNRPYKGYHYGYVVDFANIKDEFDKTNKAYFDELQSELGDEVQNYSNIFKSKEDIEKDLKDVKNQLFLYDTSNVVSFINQISEIDDKKQLLNLRQALENYKAMYNLIRLYGYEDLYTHFNVENAIKCLNEVNNRISIINLKNSIDSSEDMSQILNMALDQIDFQFRKIKEEELIIADAFRDTLEKTRREIVDRCLDPKDPEYISLLDELKRVFKKKNIEELTADEMKQMMGNLNALKKKAEKRNLADRMLAAKYSGDVKYMRTHKRIMNSPPPITDAVTIHRILMTVKSKADDQIAHNENILDNEEYFIKSLQPIILRACMGEKVKLDKPQLMFIDNCLSKEYILERDWVS, encoded by the coding sequence ATGGGAAGGCCAGAAGATTCCAGAGTGAAGATTCCAGCGCTTGTACACTTTACAAGACTTGGATATACCTATATGTCAATTAAAGATAAGGAATGTAACGTTGACTATGATGGTGATACCAACATTTTTTATAGTCAATTTTTGTCAGCAGTTAATCGAATCAATCAGACCGAATTAACACTAGAAGACGCAAAAAAAATAATTGGTGAACTCAAGATTAAATTAGACAATGATGATTTGGGAAAATCCTTTTTTAAGATATTGCAATCCGGTATTGATGGAATTAAGTTGATTGATTTTTCTGATATAACAGGAACAAAGAATGATTATACAGTTGTAACTGAGTTACCATATGAAAATGGAGATGATAATTTTCGCCCGGATATTGTTGTATTAATTAATGGTATGCCTTTGTCATTTATAGAGGTTAAACGACAGAATAATCGAGAGGGCATATTGACAGAAAGAAGCCGGATGGAGAGAAGATTTGGCAATAAGATTTATCGTCGATTTGTAGGAATTACACAGTTTACAGTATTTTCTAATAATAATGAATATGATGACTCTGATATCGAACCGATTCAAGGAGCTTTTTATGCTTCAAGTAGTTATAAGAGAATGTTTTTTAGCAAATTCCGTGAGCAAAGAGAAGATGAATTAAAGGCAGATATGCAGTCAATTGTTACGGAAACGGAAGAGTTTGTTTTAAGCGATAATAATCTGATTGCTATAAAAGGGACACCAGAGTATGTATCTTCTTTATCGGAGAAATCGCCCACAAATCGAATAATTACATCTTTATATACGAAAGAGAGACTGCTGTTTTTACTGAAGTATGGTATCTGTTATAAAACAACAACTAACAAAGATGGAATTACGGAGATAGAGAAGCATATAATGAGATACCCGCAATTGTTTGCAACGTTGGCAATTCGGGATAAGTTGAGAGAAGGAGTCAGAAAAGGTGTAATTTGGCATACGCAGGGGAGTGGGAAAACTGCACTTGCTTATTCAAATGTACAGTTTTTAACTGATTATTTCAGCAAAGAAGAAGGGAAAATTGCAAAATTCTATTTTATTGTAGATCGTTTAGATTTAGCTGAGCAGGCAAAAAATGAATTTGAAGCCAGAGGACTTAAAGTAAAACTGATAAAAGACAAGGAAGCGTTTATTACAGATATTACGAATCCAGGAGAATCAAATACTAGTGGCAAAGTTACAATGACTGTCATCAATATTCAAAAATTTTCCAAGGAATCTGTAACAAAGCCATCAGATTACAATGTGGATGTGCAGAGAGTGTACTTTTTAGATGAGGCACATCGGAGTTATAATCCAACAGGCTCATTTTTAGCCAACCTGATGGCATCAGACCGTGATGCAGTACAGATAGCACTTACGGGAACACCGCTCATAGGAGATGGATACAATACAAAAGATGTATTTGGAAATTATATTCATAAATACTATTATAATCAGTCGATTGCAGATGGATATACATTGAAGTTGATTCGTGAAGAGATAGAAACAACTTACAAAAACCAGTTGAATGCTACGTTGGATCAAATAGTAAGACAAGGAAGTATTGCTAAGAAAAATTTATATGCACATCCTAAATTTGTAGAAAAAATGGTTGATTATATTATTCAGGATTTTGAAGAGGGAAGGACTGCTTTAGATTCTTCTATTGGGGCAATGATTGTATGTGATTCTTCAGAACAGGCTAGAGAGGTGGATAGACAGTTAAAACGCTTTTCTGCTTATACACATGCATTGGTGCTTCATGATGAAGGTACAAAACAAGATAGAAAAAATGACCAGGAGGAGTTTAAAAAAGGAAATATAGATATTCTTGTAGTTTACAATATGCTTTTAACAGGGTTTGATGCACCACGATTAAAAAAGCAGTATTTAGCGAGAATGATAAAAGCTCATAATCTACTTCAGACGTTGACAAGAGTAAATCGTCCGTATAAAGGTTATCATTACGGATATGTTGTTGATTTTGCAAATATTAAAGATGAATTTGATAAGACCAATAAGGCATACTTTGATGAATTGCAATCAGAACTTGGAGATGAAGTACAGAATTATAGCAATATATTTAAAAGTAAAGAAGATATTGAAAAAGACTTGAAAGATGTAAAGAATCAACTTTTCTTATATGATACAAGTAATGTGGTTAGTTTTATCAATCAAATTAGTGAGATTGATGATAAGAAGCAGTTATTGAATTTACGTCAGGCACTTGAAAATTATAAGGCAATGTATAATTTGATTCGACTGTATGGCTATGAGGACTTGTATACACATTTTAATGTTGAGAATGCCATTAAATGCTTAAATGAGGTTAATAACCGAATCAGCATCATAAACTTAAAAAACAGTATTGATTCATCTGAAGATATGTCGCAGATACTTAACATGGCATTGGATCAGATTGATTTTCAATTCCGAAAAATAAAGGAAGAAGAACTAATCATAGCTGATGCATTCCGTGACACTTTGGAGAAAACACGAAGAGAAATTGTAGATAGATGTCTTGATCCAAAAGATCCAGAGTATATATCACTTTTGGATGAATTAAAACGAGTATTCAAGAAGAAAAACATTGAAGAATTGACAGCGGATGAAATGAAACAGATGATGGGGAATCTGAATGCTTTAAAAAAGAAGGCAGAAAAGAGGAATCTTGCAGACAGAATGCTTGCAGCAAAGTATTCAGGTGATGTTAAGTACATGAGAACACATAAGCGAATTATGAATAGTCCACCACCTATCACAGACGCAGTAACAATACATAGGATTTTAATGACAGTTAAGTCTAAGGCAGATGACCAGATTGCTCATAATGAAAACATACTCGATAATGAGGAGTATTTTATAAAATCCTTACAACCAATTATCTTGAGAGCGTGTATGGGAGAAAAGGTAAAATTAGATAAACCGCAGCTTATGTTTATAGATAACTGTCTGTCAAAAGAATATATATTAGAAAGGGATTGGGTATCCTGA
- a CDS encoding helix-turn-helix domain-containing protein, with protein sequence MDYITTIEMSKIWGISSRRISLLCSQGRVPGAEKKGKTWLIPKDAVKPTDPRRKNR encoded by the coding sequence ATGGATTATATAACAACGATCGAAATGTCAAAAATATGGGGAATTTCATCTAGAAGAATTTCTCTTTTATGTAGCCAGGGAAGAGTGCCTGGAGCAGAGAAAAAGGGAAAGACTTGGCTAATACCAAAAGATGCGGTAAAGCCAACAGACCCTCGAAGGAAAAATAGATGA